The proteins below come from a single Rhodanobacter sp. LX-99 genomic window:
- the folC gene encoding bifunctional tetrahydrofolate synthase/dihydrofolate synthase — MSRTLAEWLAYQERVNVHTIELGLDRVREVWQRMGAPAPAKQVITVGGTNGKGSTVALLEAMLSAAGLRVGAFTSPHLLEYNERVRIDGANADDAALVASFERIEAARTAAPGDAVPLTYFEFGTLAALDLFARAGVDVAVLEVGLGGRLDAVNIIDADVAIIVTVDLDHMDWLGPDRDSIGREKAGIARAGRPAIVGELDPPAGLLDALAARGARVERAGVDFCVERHEDGWRWRHRDGSAMELPDPALAAPVQYANAAAAIAALHALDLGALTPSAFFAAVSAGLHEVRAPARLQSIGGEPPVIVDVGHNPQAARALAEWLDAQPPTRVHAVYGALADKDVAGVIDALGTRIDHWHLAGLDRATPRGMAVAALAATLQQTLPQASFDTHADVAAALAAARATAQPGERILAFGSFFVASAVLAERIG; from the coding sequence ATGAGCCGCACTCTCGCCGAATGGCTGGCGTACCAGGAACGCGTCAACGTCCATACCATCGAGCTGGGACTCGACCGGGTACGCGAGGTGTGGCAGCGGATGGGTGCGCCGGCGCCGGCGAAACAGGTGATTACGGTCGGCGGCACCAACGGCAAGGGTTCCACCGTCGCCTTGCTGGAGGCGATGCTCAGTGCCGCCGGCCTGCGCGTGGGCGCGTTCACCTCGCCGCACCTGCTGGAATACAACGAGCGCGTGCGCATCGACGGCGCGAATGCCGATGACGCCGCGTTGGTCGCCTCGTTCGAGCGGATCGAGGCGGCGCGCACTGCGGCACCGGGCGATGCCGTTCCGCTGACCTATTTCGAATTCGGCACGCTGGCCGCGCTGGACCTGTTCGCCCGCGCCGGCGTCGACGTGGCGGTGCTGGAAGTGGGATTGGGCGGGCGGCTGGACGCGGTCAACATCATCGACGCCGACGTGGCGATCATCGTCACGGTGGACCTGGACCACATGGACTGGCTGGGCCCGGACCGCGACAGCATCGGCCGCGAGAAGGCCGGCATCGCGCGGGCCGGGCGGCCGGCGATCGTGGGCGAACTGGACCCGCCGGCCGGCCTGCTCGATGCGCTGGCCGCCCGCGGCGCACGGGTCGAGCGCGCCGGAGTCGATTTCTGCGTCGAACGGCACGAGGATGGCTGGCGCTGGCGCCACCGCGACGGCAGCGCGATGGAACTGCCCGATCCCGCGCTGGCGGCGCCGGTGCAGTACGCGAACGCGGCGGCGGCGATCGCCGCGCTGCATGCGCTCGACCTGGGTGCGCTCACGCCCAGCGCATTCTTCGCGGCGGTCAGCGCCGGCCTGCATGAGGTACGCGCACCGGCGCGGTTGCAGTCGATCGGCGGCGAGCCACCGGTGATAGTGGACGTGGGCCACAACCCGCAGGCCGCCCGCGCGCTGGCCGAGTGGCTGGATGCGCAGCCGCCGACGCGGGTGCATGCGGTGTACGGCGCGCTGGCGGACAAGGACGTGGCCGGGGTGATCGATGCGCTCGGCACGCGCATCGACCACTGGCACCTGGCCGGACTGGATCGGGCCACCCCGCGCGGCATGGCGGTGGCGGCACTGGCCGCGACTCTGCAGCAGACCTTGCCGCAGGCTTCGTTCGATACGCATGCCGACGTGGCCGCCGCGCTGGCGGCGGCGCGCGCGACGGCGCAGCCGGGCGAACGCATCCTGGCGTTCGGCTCGTTTTTCGTGGCCAGCGCGGTGCTCGCTGAACGCATCGGCTGA
- a CDS encoding heavy metal translocating P-type ATPase, which translates to MNAHACCHGGDGTPAMTTDPVCGMSVDPATSKHQSTHDGRTFHFCCGGCKAKFDAAPSAHLGGGHGGAGDCCTAKPVPQVPAAHEHHGHAHHDHHDHAHARTVKDPVCGMDVDPLTAKHRAEHDGHAYHFCSARCREKFVANPPAYLGDRPAPPAAPPGTIYTCPMHPEIRQVGPGHCPICGMALEPMMPTLDADDGGELSSMTRRFWLLAALTVPVFALAMGPHLFGWHLLAPWDGVAAWVEAVLGSIVVLWGGAPFFARGWRSLKPWSPNMYTLIALGTGVAWLYSAVAFVLPEVFPDGFRDMHGRVALYFESAAVIVTLVMLGDFLELRARRRTGAALKALLGLVPKTARRIAADGSERDVPLDEVHAGDVLRVRPGEKVPVDGVVLDGESHVDESMLTGEPMPVAKASGDPVTGATVNQDGALTMRAQKVGGETMLAQIVALVAAAQRSRAPLQRVADRVAAWFVPAVVVVALLAFAAWALLGPEPRLAHALIAAVSVLIIACPCALGLATPISIMVASGRGAQHGVLFKDASAIEGMRDIDTLVVDKTGTLTMGKPALTELVILGDQAHDRLLGLAAALERPSEHPLARAIVAAADAEGVPMPAATDFRSLTGRGVSAEVDGSTVALGNAKLMAESRIAIGDDASARAERLRGQGATVMFLAVDGALAALLAVADRIKPDTPAAIAALHAAGLRIVMLTGDNATTAQAVARTLGIDEVHADVSPADKAAVVNRLKAEGRRVAMAGDGINDAPALAASDIGIAMGSGTDVAMESAQVTLVKGELGAIVRARRLSRATVRNIHQNLFFAFIYNAVGVPLAAGVLYPWFGITLSPMIAALAMSLSSVSVVSNALRLRKAAL; encoded by the coding sequence GTGGCGGCCACGGAGGGGCAGGCGACTGCTGCACAGCGAAGCCGGTGCCGCAGGTGCCTGCTGCCCACGAACATCACGGCCATGCCCATCATGATCACCATGATCACGCGCATGCCCGCACGGTGAAGGACCCGGTTTGCGGCATGGACGTCGACCCGCTTACCGCGAAGCATCGCGCCGAGCATGACGGTCACGCGTATCACTTCTGCTCCGCACGCTGCCGGGAGAAATTCGTGGCGAATCCGCCAGCTTATCTGGGGGATCGCCCGGCGCCGCCGGCGGCGCCGCCCGGCACGATCTACACCTGTCCGATGCACCCCGAGATCCGGCAGGTCGGCCCCGGTCATTGCCCGATCTGCGGCATGGCGCTGGAACCGATGATGCCGACGCTGGACGCGGACGACGGGGGCGAACTGTCTTCGATGACGCGGCGCTTCTGGCTGCTGGCTGCGTTGACCGTGCCGGTGTTCGCGCTGGCGATGGGGCCGCACCTGTTCGGCTGGCATCTGCTCGCGCCGTGGGATGGCGTGGCCGCATGGGTGGAGGCCGTGCTGGGCAGCATCGTTGTGCTGTGGGGTGGCGCGCCGTTCTTCGCGCGTGGCTGGCGTTCGTTGAAGCCCTGGTCGCCGAACATGTACACGCTGATCGCGCTGGGTACTGGCGTGGCGTGGCTGTACAGCGCGGTGGCGTTCGTGCTGCCGGAGGTCTTCCCGGACGGTTTTCGCGACATGCACGGTCGGGTCGCGCTGTATTTCGAATCGGCGGCGGTGATCGTCACCCTGGTCATGCTGGGCGATTTCCTGGAGCTGCGTGCGCGCCGGCGCACCGGCGCGGCGCTGAAGGCGCTGCTCGGGTTGGTGCCGAAGACCGCGCGGCGGATCGCCGCCGACGGCAGCGAGCGCGACGTGCCGCTGGACGAGGTGCATGCCGGCGACGTGCTGCGCGTGCGTCCCGGCGAGAAGGTGCCGGTCGATGGCGTGGTGCTGGACGGCGAAAGCCACGTCGACGAGTCGATGCTCACCGGCGAGCCGATGCCGGTGGCCAAGGCGTCGGGCGACCCGGTGACGGGCGCCACGGTGAACCAGGACGGTGCGTTGACCATGCGCGCGCAGAAGGTCGGCGGCGAGACGATGCTGGCGCAGATCGTGGCGCTGGTGGCGGCCGCGCAGCGCAGCCGGGCGCCGCTGCAGCGCGTGGCCGATCGGGTGGCGGCGTGGTTCGTGCCGGCGGTGGTGGTGGTCGCGCTGCTGGCGTTCGCGGCGTGGGCGCTGCTGGGTCCCGAGCCGCGGCTGGCGCATGCGCTGATCGCCGCGGTGTCGGTGCTGATCATCGCCTGTCCGTGCGCGCTTGGCCTGGCCACGCCGATCTCGATCATGGTGGCCAGCGGCCGCGGCGCGCAGCACGGCGTGCTGTTCAAGGACGCCAGCGCGATCGAAGGCATGCGCGACATCGACACCCTGGTGGTCGACAAGACCGGCACGCTGACCATGGGCAAGCCGGCGCTGACCGAACTGGTGATCCTGGGCGACCAGGCGCACGACCGGCTGCTGGGGCTGGCCGCCGCGCTGGAACGGCCGAGCGAGCATCCGCTGGCACGGGCGATCGTGGCGGCGGCGGATGCCGAAGGCGTGCCGATGCCGGCGGCGACGGATTTCCGTTCGCTCACGGGCCGCGGCGTCAGCGCGGAGGTGGATGGCAGCACGGTGGCACTGGGCAACGCGAAGCTGATGGCCGAGTCGCGCATCGCGATCGGCGACGACGCCAGCGCCCGCGCCGAGCGGTTGCGCGGGCAGGGCGCCACGGTGATGTTCCTGGCCGTCGACGGCGCGCTGGCCGCCTTGCTGGCGGTGGCCGACCGGATCAAGCCGGACACCCCGGCGGCGATCGCGGCGCTGCACGCGGCCGGCCTGCGCATCGTGATGCTCACCGGCGACAACGCCACCACCGCGCAGGCGGTGGCGCGCACGCTGGGCATCGACGAGGTGCATGCCGACGTGTCGCCGGCCGACAAGGCCGCGGTGGTGAACCGGCTCAAGGCCGAGGGCCGCCGCGTGGCGATGGCCGGCGACGGCATCAACGATGCGCCCGCGCTCGCCGCGTCCGATATCGGCATCGCCATGGGCAGCGGCACCGACGTGGCGATGGAGAGCGCGCAGGTGACCCTGGTGAAGGGCGAGCTGGGCGCCATCGTGCGGGCGCGCAGGCTGTCCCGGGCAACGGTGCGCAACATCCACCAGAACCTGTTCTTCGCCTTCATCTACAACGCGGTCGGCGTGCCGCTGGCGGCGGGCGTGCTGTATCCGTGGTTCGGCATCACGCTGTCGCCGATGATCGCCGCGCTGGCGATGAGCCTGAGTTCGGTGTCGGTGGTGAGCAACGCGCTGCGGTTGCGCAAGGCGGCGTTGTGA